The Fragaria vesca subsp. vesca linkage group LG2, FraVesHawaii_1.0, whole genome shotgun sequence genome includes a window with the following:
- the LOC101290729 gene encoding uncharacterized protein LOC101290729 produces MKTAPMLLIHGGKKDKNNTGRKDTWNLYNIMNSKVLDLQVSVSNLRYCGSSKGWLIALDHFNIVRLINPFFRVRGRKKKENSIIYLPPLDIIRRLGGNAWGNYQVYKAIISADPILNADDCIVMVMYRPAFRLAFINLSKDMRWTYVDESAITCQRRNYNQEVAQLEDGFYAVKTSNQLLSIDTHAQYPSNVKLKKEDFEDYGELIWNEKELKKYLVDLNEQGLLLVQRYITYTDDEYDQTLNRETEGFTVFEFNFDECQWIEKNSIGDLALFLGDNSSVSVVASNFPGCRSNCIYFNHDADRRWVIAGRSWRPDDFGVYDIGTRCFSKPNTNAMTLIKTTRQPLIWIHPTIFL; encoded by the coding sequence ATGAAAACTGCTCCGATGCTGTTGATTCATGGTGGAAAAAAAGATAAGAACAATACTGGCAGGAAAGATACATGGAATTTATACAACATCATGAACAGTAAGGTCCTTGATTTGCAGGTAAGTGTTTCAAATCTCCGGTACTGTGGTTCTTCAAAAGGGTGGTTAATAGCTTTGGATCACTTTAACATTGTGAGGCTAATCAATCCATTCTTTAGAGTCAGAGGTAGGAAAAAGAAAGAAAATTCAATCATTTACCTACCTCCGCTGGATATAATCAGAAGGCTTGGCGGAAATGCATGGGGTAACTATCAAGTGTACAAGGCTATAATTTCAGCAGATCCGATATTAAACGCAGACGATTGCATTGTTATGGTCATGTATAGACCAGCTTTTCGGTTGGCTTTTATTAATCTTAGTAAAGATATGAGATGGACGTACGTTGATGAATCTGCCATAACTTGTCAAAGGCGGAATTATAATCAGGAAGTTGCTCAACTGGAAGATGGATTTTATGCTGTTAAAACTTCAAACCAACTATTATCTATAGATACTCATGCACAGTACCCCTCCAATGTGAAATTGAAGAAAGAAGATTTTGAAGATTATGGTGAACTTATATGGAATGAGAAAGAATTGAAGAAATATCTGGTGGATTTGAATGAGCAAGGCTTGTTATTGGTTCAAAGGTATATTACATATACAGATGATGAGTATGACCAAACTCTCAACCGTGAGACAGAAGGATTCACAGTTTTCGAATTCAATTTTGATGAGTGTCAATGGATTGAGAAAAATAGCATAGGTGATCTTGCCCTCTTTTTGGGGGATAACTCATCAGTATCTGTGGTGGCTTCAAATTTTCCGGGTTGTCGATCAAATTGTATATACTTCAACCATGATGCTGATAGAAGATGGGTTATCGCTGGACGGAGTTGGCGGCCTGATGATTTTGGTGTGTATGACATTGGAACTCGATGTTTTTCAAAGCCTAACACAAATGCCATGACCCTGATAAAGACCACCAGGCAACCACTAATATGGATTCATCCAACTATTTTTTTGTAG